The window ATCCTCCGGCAGAGCGCTAGCGAGGTCCGAGCCACCCATGCCTGAGAGCTTGCTTTTCCCTCGTCCTTCGAGACGTTCGCTTCGCTCACCCTCAGGATGAGGGAAAAAGCACACCAAAGCCCTCATCCTAGCGGACGCAGTGGCGCTCGAAGGGCGAGGGCGTAGTTTCTTTGCAGGCATGGGTCACCCGCATCTCCGCCTGCGCGGGGACAGGTAAAGCGGGTGATGACGGCACAACGCCTACTCCCGCTTCTTCCCGTCCAGGTCGCGGGCGGCCTTGTCCGTCTCCGCCTTGCGTTTCAGCTTTTCAGCCTTCGTCTGCCCGTAAGCGGCGCGATTGGCGGCAGCGTCTTTCGCTGCCGCCTCTTTTGCCTTGCGCTTGCGCGCGGTCCGCAGATTGACGATTTCGCTCAATTATATCGGGCCGATCATCTGTTCGGGGCGCACCACCTCGTCGAACTCTTCTGACGTGACAAAGCCGAGCTTGATGGCTTCCTCGCGCAGCGTGGTGCCGTTCTTGTGCGCGGTTTTGGCGACGGTCGTCGCGTTGTCATAGCCGATCTTCGGGGCAAGCGCCGTCACCAGCATGAGCGAGCGTTCCATGATGTCGGCAATGCGCGCCTCATTGGCCTCGATGCCGGCCACGCAGTTCTCGGTGAAGCTGATCGCCGCGTCGGCCAGCAGGCGGGTGGAGGTGAGCACGTTGTAGATCATCACCGGCTTGAACACGTTGAGCTGGAAATGGCCCTGGCTGCCGGCGAAGGTCACGGCGGCGTTATTGCCCATCACCTGCGTGCAGACCATGGTCATCGCCTCGCACTGGGTGGGGTTGACCTTGCCCGGCATGATGGACGAGCCGGGCTCGTTTTCGGGCAGGGCAAGCTCGCCAATACCGCAGCGCGGGCCGGAGCCCAGAAGCCGGATGTCATTGGCGATCTTGAACAGCGACACGGCCAGCGAATTGAGCGCGCCATGTGCCTCCACCAGCGCGTCCTTGGTGGAGAGGGCT is drawn from Glycocaulis alkaliphilus and contains these coding sequences:
- a CDS encoding DUF4169 family protein, translated to MSEIVNLRTARKRKAKEAAAKDAAANRAAYGQTKAEKLKRKAETDKAARDLDGKKRE